From one Anopheles bellator chromosome 1, idAnoBellAS_SP24_06.2, whole genome shotgun sequence genomic stretch:
- the LOC131206108 gene encoding proton-coupled zinc antiporter SLC30A1 isoform X1: MAKFDGKKCRLLTVMSLTVFFFFVEIVVGYFTNSMALVADSFHMLGDIAALVISFLSIKMSPKKWSKNTFGWARAEVLGALVNAVFLVALCFSITIEACKRFIEVEHIHEPELLIVVGVIGLLVNLLGLCLLHKHGGGGHLGHSHGGGLTQSKQMSGSHGNLANTDDNENKSFMYQQNGAAAKKPTHHGHSHDSSQMNMRGAFLHVLSDALGSVVVIISALIVKYTDWEYKLYMDPALSVVLVALILKSVWPLLRESALILLQTVPTHIQVDAIQRRLLEKVDGVLAVHEFHVWQLAGDRIIASAHIRCRNLSEYMKIAERVKEFFHNEGIHSTTIQPEFVELEQLNSFSAGSDGFSNSLNGSATQDCCALDCPTTDESSCIKATCCQNNNNVKPVVVIDSGGTAVAADDAYEQPTDPMGGRHSSSSLSGPKATDALLPHDDEQFDKDE; encoded by the exons atggccaaattcGACGGGAAAAAGTGCCGTCTGCTGACGGTGATGTCACTGacggtgtttttctttttcgtcgaAATCGTCGTTGGCTACTTCACCAACTCGATGGCCCTGGTGGCCGACAGTTTTCACATGCTGGGCGACATAGCGGCACTCGTGATTTCGTTCCTATCCATTAAG ATGTCGCCAAAGAAATGGTCCAAAAATACGTTCGGTTGGGCGCGAGCGGAAGTGCTCGGTGCACTGGTGAATGCAGTATTTCTCGTGGCACTTTGCTTCAGTATTACTATAGAAGCCTGCAAAAG ATTCATCGAGGTTGAACACATCCACGAGCCCGAGCTGCTGATTGTTGTGGGAGTGATCGGACTTTTGGTGAACCTACTAGGCCTCTGTCTGCTGCACA AGCACGGTGGAGGAGGACACCTTGGGCATTCGCATGGCGGTGGTCTTACACAGTCGAAACAGATGAGCGGGTCGCATGGCAACTTGGCCAACACGGACgacaatgaaaacaaatccttCATGTACCAACAG AATGGAgcggcagcgaaaaaacctACCCACCATGGCCATTCGCACGATTCCTCCCAGATGAACATGCGCGGCGCCTTCCTGCACGTGCTCAGCGATGCGCTTGGTAGCGTTGTCGTGATAATAAGCGCCCTG ATTGTCAAATACACCGACTGGGAGTACAAACTGTACATGGATCCGGCTCTatcggtggtgctggtcgcGCTCATCCTAAAGTCCGTGTGGCCGCTACTGCGCGAATCGGCGTTGATTCTACTGCAAACCGTACCGACGCACATACAGGTCGATGCCATACAGCGCCGGTTGCTCGAAAAGGTCGACGGTGTGCTCGCGGTGCACGAATTTCACGTTTGGCAGCTGGCCGGTGATCGCATCATCGCGTCGGCGCACATCCGCTGCCGTAATCTGTCCGAGTACATGAAGATCGCTGAGCGCGTGAAAGAGTTCTTCCACAACGAGGGTATCCACTCGACCACCATTCAGCCCGAGTTTGTTGAACTCGAGCAGCTCAACAGCTTTTCCG CAGGTTCGGATGGCTTTTCCAACAGCCTGAATGGCAGTGCCACCCAGGACTGCTGTGCGCTCGACTGTCCCACGACGGATGAAAGTAGTTGCATCAAAGCTACATGCtgccaaaacaacaataatgttAAG ccggtggtggtaatCGATAGCGGCGGCACGGCCGTGGCAGCCGATGATGCTTACGAACAGCCGACGGATCCGATGGGGGGCCGAcactcgtcgtcatcgttgtcggGACCGAAGGCTACCGACGCACTGCTGCCTCACGACGATGAGCAGTTCGACAAGGACGAGTGA
- the LOC131206108 gene encoding proton-coupled zinc antiporter SLC30A1 isoform X2, producing the protein MAKFDGKKCRLLTVMSLTVFFFFVEIVVGYFTNSMALVADSFHMLGDIAALVISFLSIKMSPKKWSKNTFGWARAEVLGALVNAVFLVALCFSITIEACKRFIEVEHIHEPELLIVVGVIGLLVNLLGLCLLHKHGGGGHLGHSHGGGLTQSKQMSGSHGNLANTDDNENKSFMYQQNGAAAKKPTHHGHSHDSSQMNMRGAFLHVLSDALGSVVVIISALIVKYTDWEYKLYMDPALSVVLVALILKSVWPLLRESALILLQTVPTHIQVDAIQRRLLEKVDGVLAVHEFHVWQLAGDRIIASAHIRCRNLSEYMKIAERVKEFFHNEGIHSTTIQPEFVELEQLNSFSGSDGFSNSLNGSATQDCCALDCPTTDESSCIKATCCQNNNNVKPVVVIDSGGTAVAADDAYEQPTDPMGGRHSSSSLSGPKATDALLPHDDEQFDKDE; encoded by the exons atggccaaattcGACGGGAAAAAGTGCCGTCTGCTGACGGTGATGTCACTGacggtgtttttctttttcgtcgaAATCGTCGTTGGCTACTTCACCAACTCGATGGCCCTGGTGGCCGACAGTTTTCACATGCTGGGCGACATAGCGGCACTCGTGATTTCGTTCCTATCCATTAAG ATGTCGCCAAAGAAATGGTCCAAAAATACGTTCGGTTGGGCGCGAGCGGAAGTGCTCGGTGCACTGGTGAATGCAGTATTTCTCGTGGCACTTTGCTTCAGTATTACTATAGAAGCCTGCAAAAG ATTCATCGAGGTTGAACACATCCACGAGCCCGAGCTGCTGATTGTTGTGGGAGTGATCGGACTTTTGGTGAACCTACTAGGCCTCTGTCTGCTGCACA AGCACGGTGGAGGAGGACACCTTGGGCATTCGCATGGCGGTGGTCTTACACAGTCGAAACAGATGAGCGGGTCGCATGGCAACTTGGCCAACACGGACgacaatgaaaacaaatccttCATGTACCAACAG AATGGAgcggcagcgaaaaaacctACCCACCATGGCCATTCGCACGATTCCTCCCAGATGAACATGCGCGGCGCCTTCCTGCACGTGCTCAGCGATGCGCTTGGTAGCGTTGTCGTGATAATAAGCGCCCTG ATTGTCAAATACACCGACTGGGAGTACAAACTGTACATGGATCCGGCTCTatcggtggtgctggtcgcGCTCATCCTAAAGTCCGTGTGGCCGCTACTGCGCGAATCGGCGTTGATTCTACTGCAAACCGTACCGACGCACATACAGGTCGATGCCATACAGCGCCGGTTGCTCGAAAAGGTCGACGGTGTGCTCGCGGTGCACGAATTTCACGTTTGGCAGCTGGCCGGTGATCGCATCATCGCGTCGGCGCACATCCGCTGCCGTAATCTGTCCGAGTACATGAAGATCGCTGAGCGCGTGAAAGAGTTCTTCCACAACGAGGGTATCCACTCGACCACCATTCAGCCCGAGTTTGTTGAACTCGAGCAGCTCAACAGCTTTTCCG GTTCGGATGGCTTTTCCAACAGCCTGAATGGCAGTGCCACCCAGGACTGCTGTGCGCTCGACTGTCCCACGACGGATGAAAGTAGTTGCATCAAAGCTACATGCtgccaaaacaacaataatgttAAG ccggtggtggtaatCGATAGCGGCGGCACGGCCGTGGCAGCCGATGATGCTTACGAACAGCCGACGGATCCGATGGGGGGCCGAcactcgtcgtcatcgttgtcggGACCGAAGGCTACCGACGCACTGCTGCCTCACGACGATGAGCAGTTCGACAAGGACGAGTGA